A DNA window from Hypomesus transpacificus isolate Combined female chromosome 24, fHypTra1, whole genome shotgun sequence contains the following coding sequences:
- the ghra gene encoding growth hormone receptor a, producing MASSSSSLCRIILLYLLPSCSWLTALGLSPMDSMTSSDPFLRGPHFTSCKSHEQETFRCWWSSGSFQNLSEPGALRVFYLKKSNSISSEWRECPEYSSSVENECYFNKNHTFIWTNYCVELRSQNQNITYDQFCFSVENIVHPDPPVRLNWTLLNVSLSGLHYDIMMSWDPPPSADVKLGWMKLVYEVQYRMKKSTHWDALDVDRYTQQTIYGLHTEDEYEVHVRCRMLGFTNFGDFSDSVFVYVPGGSSKESSFPVTLVLIFGVVGVITLCMLIVFSQQQRLMVVLLPPVPEPKIKGIDPELLKKGKLEELNFILSGGGMGGLHSYSQDLYQDEPWVEFIEVDWKSELEEKEDNQSSDTEHLLALPYPSHHTHLGCTHTLSIPDDDSGRASCYEPDLPEPGALLLMSTLLSSQLHKGEPLLGNQSWVKTPNREVPVFGLAPEVQTQLEETQSCVNVDFYAQVSDITPAGGVMLSPGQQPRSQENSTITEQSAKVKEEKCEEESEAEEWRKRVKQLLVLHPEGGGYTTESSARHVNTPIPPLPREEYQTVPPQSLETTFQQGFFLHPGAVVGEYQSPYIVPESPPALFLPPVSDYTVVQDVDCQHSLLLNPHSPQTPPHGPPQHPTKSNPTIPIDYLSPDLLRETTSPNITGGFVGSNS from the exons ATCCCTTTCTCCGGGGCCCTCACTTCACCTCCTGTAAGTCCCATGAGCAGGAGACGTTCCGATGTTGGTGGAGCTCTGGAAGTTTCCAGAACCTCTCAGAACCTGGAGCTCTTCGAGTCTTCTACCTAAAGAAGAgcaa CTCCATTTCCAGTGAATGGAGGGAGTGTCCTGAATACTCCTCCTCAGTGGAGAACGAGTGTTACTTCAACAAGAACCACACTTTCATCTGGACCAACTACTGCGTGGAGCTGCGCTCCCAGAACCAGAACATCACCTATGACCAGTTTTGCTTCTCTGTGGAGAATATTG TGCACCCTGACCCCCCTGTGAGACTGAACTGGACTCTGCTGAACGTGAGCCTCTCAGGCCTGCACTATGACATCATGATGAGCTGGGACCCTCCACCTTCGGCAGATGTCAAACTAGGCTGGATGAAACTTGTCTACGAAGTCCAGTACAGAATGAAAAAAAGCACACACTGGGATGCG TTGGATGTTGACAGGTACACCCAGCAGACCATCTATGGCCTTCACACAGAAGATGAGTACGAGGTGCACGTGCGCTGCAGGATGCTTGGATTCACAAACTTCGGGGACTTCAGTGACTCTGTCTTTGTGTATGTGCCAGGAGGTTCCAGCAAAG AGTCCTCGTTTCCAGTTACGCTGGTCCTCATCTTTGGGGTTGTGGGTGTGATTACACTCTGTATGCTTATTGTCTTCTCTCAACAGCAGAG ACTGATGGTGGTACTACTGCCCCCTGTTCCAGAACCCAAAATCAAAGGGATAGACCCAGAACTACTTAAG AAAGGGAAACTGGAGGAGCTGAACTTCATCCTGAGTGGCGGGGGTATGGGGGGGCTCCACTCGTACTCTCAGGATCTCTACCAGGATGAACCCTGGGTGGAGTTCATCGAGGTGGACTGGAAGTCTGAGCTCGAGGAAAAAGAGGACAATCAGAGCTCTGACACCGAGCATCTACTCGCGCTGCCTTACCCAAGCCACCACACTCACCtgggctgcacacacactctcag TATCCCTGATGATGACTCTGGTCGAGCTAGCTGCTACGAGCCAGACCTTCCTGAGCCGGGGGCTCTATTGTTGATGTCTACCCTTCTGTCCAGCCAACTCCACAAAGGTGAGCCCCTTCTGGGTAACCAAAGTTGGGTGAAAACCCCGAACCGGGAGGTTCCAGTTTTTGGCCTGGCTCCAGAAGTCCAGACTCAACTGGAAGAGACTCAGAGCTGCGTCAACGTGGATTTCTACGCTCAGGTGAGTGATATTACTCCCGCTGGAGGGGTGATGCTGTCCCCTGGTCAACAACCACGTTCCCAAGAGAACAGCACCATCACGGAGCAGAGCGCGAAAGTTAAAGAGGAGAAATGCGAAGAAGAGAGTGAAGCtgaggagtggaggaagagggtgaaGCAGCTGTTGGTGTTACATCCTGAGGGAGGGGGCTACACCACGGAAAGTAGTGCCCGCCACGTcaacacccccatcccccctttACCCAGAGAGGAATACCAAACTGTGCCCCCCCAGTCCCTGGAGACCACATTTCAGCAGGGGTTCTTCTTGCACCCTGGTGCAGTGGTAGGGGAGTACCAGTCCCCCTACATCGTCCCTGAGTCTCCCCCAGCCTTGTTCCTCCCCCCTGTTTCGGACTACACTGTGGTACAGGATGTTGACTGCCAGCACAGCCTACTCCTCAACCCTCACTcaccccagacccccccacaTGGCCCCCCTCAGCACCCCACAAAATCCAACCCCACCATACCCATTGACTACCTCTCTCCAGACCTGCTGAGAGAAACTACATCTCCTAACATAACTGGGGGTTTTGTAGGGAGTAACTCATAA